A single window of Lysobacter oculi DNA harbors:
- the rimI gene encoding ribosomal protein S18-alanine N-acetyltransferase, producing MSAQVEPSAPRLRRMRESDLDAVMVIELRAYPFPWTRGNFRDCLHAGYAMWVLEDDAGVMGYAVASAQADESHLLNLCIDPAAQSRGQGRRLLRAMRQVVRGHGAERMFLEVRPSNPHAIALYHDEGFNEIGRRPRYYPAPNGGREDAIVMAMELLD from the coding sequence ATGAGCGCGCAGGTCGAGCCGTCCGCGCCGCGCCTGCGGCGGATGCGCGAGAGCGATCTCGACGCGGTGATGGTGATCGAGCTGCGGGCGTACCCGTTTCCGTGGACGCGCGGCAACTTCCGCGACTGCCTGCACGCGGGCTATGCGATGTGGGTGCTGGAAGATGACGCCGGCGTCATGGGTTACGCCGTCGCCAGCGCGCAGGCGGACGAATCGCATCTGTTGAACCTGTGCATCGATCCCGCCGCGCAGTCGCGCGGGCAGGGCAGGCGGTTGTTGCGGGCGATGCGCCAGGTGGTGCGCGGCCACGGCGCGGAGCGGATGTTCCTGGAAGTGCGCCCGTCCAACCCGCATGCCATCGCGCTATACCACGACGAGGGCTTCAACGAGATCGGCCGTCGCCCGCGCTATTACCCCGCGCCGAACGGTGGCCGCGAGGACGCGATCGTGA
- the pssA gene encoding CDP-diacylglycerol--serine O-phosphatidyltransferase yields MDENSPPVPQRRQPARAVYLLPNLFTTGGLFGGFYAIIAAGQGHFGQACVAIFIAALLDGLDGRVARLTNTQSEFGVQYDSLADLVSFGMAPALVMYHWALQYMRFDGIAPGKLGWLAAFLYAACAALRLARFNSQVSVVDKRWFVGLASPAAAAIMASFVWTLHDFGIKGATMRHAAIALTVIVALLMVSNFRYTSFKGRGGAQGERVPFWALLLVVAALIALALYPPQTLLAVFALYALSGPVMTLFRRRRAVREPT; encoded by the coding sequence ATGGATGAAAACAGCCCGCCCGTTCCGCAGCGCCGCCAGCCCGCACGCGCCGTTTATCTGTTGCCGAATCTGTTCACCACCGGCGGCCTGTTCGGGGGCTTCTACGCGATCATCGCCGCCGGGCAGGGGCATTTCGGGCAGGCCTGCGTAGCCATCTTCATCGCCGCGCTGCTCGACGGGCTCGACGGCCGCGTCGCACGCCTGACCAACACCCAGAGCGAATTCGGCGTGCAGTACGACTCGCTGGCCGATCTGGTGAGCTTCGGCATGGCGCCGGCGCTGGTGATGTACCACTGGGCGCTGCAGTACATGCGTTTCGATGGCATTGCGCCCGGCAAGCTCGGCTGGCTGGCGGCCTTCCTCTACGCGGCCTGCGCGGCGCTGCGGCTGGCGCGCTTCAACAGCCAGGTGAGCGTGGTCGACAAGCGCTGGTTCGTCGGGCTGGCCAGCCCGGCGGCGGCGGCGATCATGGCGAGCTTCGTCTGGACGCTGCACGACTTCGGCATCAAGGGCGCAACGATGCGGCACGCGGCGATCGCGCTGACCGTCATCGTCGCGCTGCTGATGGTGAGCAACTTCCGCTACACCAGCTTCAAGGGTCGCGGTGGCGCGCAGGGCGAGCGCGTGCCGTTCTGGGCGCTGCTGCTGGTGGTCGCCGCGCTCATCGCGCTGGCGCTGTATCCGCCGCAGACCTTGCTGGCCGTGTTCGCGCTGTATGCGCTGTCCGGCCCGGTGATGACGCTCTTCCGCAGGCGGCGCGCGGTGCGGGAGCCGACGTGA
- a CDS encoding DUF4124 domain-containing protein, which produces MNRITASALGLCAAGLLLAGTATAQQKVYQWKDAQGRTHYSSSPPASGKFTVRGAPASAPTVAAAAKPGVTENVQCKQARSNLAVLKGNSNVQIDSDGDGKPDRTLSADEHANQVKLAESTISVSCTS; this is translated from the coding sequence ATGAACCGCATCACCGCCTCCGCCCTTGGCCTGTGCGCCGCCGGCCTCCTGCTCGCCGGCACCGCCACCGCACAGCAGAAGGTCTACCAGTGGAAGGATGCGCAGGGCCGCACGCATTACTCCAGCTCGCCGCCGGCCTCAGGCAAGTTCACCGTGCGCGGCGCGCCCGCCAGCGCACCCACCGTCGCCGCGGCGGCCAAGCCCGGCGTCACCGAAAACGTGCAGTGCAAGCAGGCACGCAGCAACCTGGCCGTGCTCAAGGGCAACAGCAACGTGCAGATCGACAGCGACGGAGACGGCAAGCCCGACCGCACGCTCAGCGCCGACGAACACGCCAACCAGGTGAAGCTGGCGGAATCCACCATCTCGGTGTCCTGCACGTCCTGA
- a CDS encoding proline--tRNA ligase, with protein sequence MRLSQFHLHTEKETPAEAEIVSHKLMLKAGMLRKLAAGLYTWSPLGLRVLRKVEAVVRDEMNRAGAIEVLMPTIQPRELWEETGRWEKFGGQLLKIADRKEAEYCYAPTAEEVITDFARQELSSYKQLPVNFYQIQTKFRDEIRPRFGVMRSREFLMKDAYSFHLDDASLQAEYRNMYDTYSRIFTRLGLKFRAVFADTGAIGGSASHEFHVLADSGEDAIAFSDGSDYAANVELAEALAPGARGPASASMRKVDTPTQKTCEDVAALMGIPLTDTVKSVALMGEDGEGAPQFVLALVRGDHIVNEIKLAKLAGLADYRLATEDEIRAHLGASPGFLGPVNPLKTIRVVADRSVAAMADFVVGANEDGFHLAGVNFGRDLPEPETADIRNVVEGDVSPDGQGKLGLARGIEVGHVFALGNRYSEAMGCTVLDAQGKPVNPLMGCYGIGVSRIVAAAIEQNNDEAGIRWPEAMAPWQVAICIINPKNNADVAAAADALYRDLQAAGIDAVLDDRGLRPGAMFADMELIGIPHRVVVSERGVAAGTFEYRRRDAGESENLDRSGLKERIGA encoded by the coding sequence ATGCGCCTGTCGCAGTTCCACCTCCATACCGAAAAGGAAACCCCGGCCGAAGCCGAGATCGTCAGCCACAAGCTGATGCTCAAGGCCGGCATGCTGCGCAAACTGGCCGCCGGCCTCTATACCTGGTCGCCGCTCGGCCTGCGGGTATTGCGCAAGGTGGAAGCCGTGGTGCGCGATGAAATGAACCGCGCCGGCGCGATCGAGGTATTGATGCCGACCATCCAGCCCAGGGAACTGTGGGAGGAAACCGGGCGCTGGGAGAAATTCGGCGGCCAGCTGCTGAAAATCGCCGACCGCAAGGAAGCCGAATACTGCTACGCCCCGACCGCCGAGGAAGTCATTACCGATTTCGCCCGGCAGGAGCTGTCCAGCTACAAGCAGCTGCCGGTGAATTTCTACCAGATCCAGACCAAGTTCAGAGACGAGATCCGCCCGCGTTTCGGCGTGATGCGTTCGCGCGAATTCCTGATGAAGGATGCCTATTCCTTCCATCTCGATGACGCCTCGCTGCAGGCCGAATACCGCAACATGTACGACACGTATTCGCGCATATTCACCCGCCTCGGGTTGAAGTTCCGCGCGGTATTCGCCGATACCGGCGCGATCGGCGGTTCGGCCTCGCATGAATTCCACGTGCTGGCCGATTCCGGCGAGGACGCCATCGCATTTTCCGACGGCTCCGATTACGCCGCCAATGTCGAACTGGCCGAAGCGCTGGCGCCGGGCGCGCGGGGTCCCGCCTCCGCCTCCATGCGCAAGGTCGATACCCCGACGCAGAAAACCTGCGAGGACGTCGCCGCGTTGATGGGCATCCCGCTCACCGATACCGTCAAGTCGGTCGCGTTGATGGGCGAGGATGGCGAAGGCGCGCCGCAGTTCGTACTGGCGCTGGTGCGCGGCGACCACATCGTCAACGAAATCAAACTGGCCAAGCTGGCCGGCCTGGCCGATTACCGGCTGGCCACCGAAGATGAAATCCGTGCGCACCTCGGTGCCTCTCCGGGTTTCCTCGGCCCGGTCAATCCGCTCAAAACGATCCGCGTGGTGGCCGACCGCAGTGTCGCGGCGATGGCGGATTTCGTGGTCGGCGCGAATGAAGACGGTTTCCACCTGGCCGGGGTCAATTTCGGCCGCGACCTGCCGGAACCGGAAACCGCCGATATCCGCAACGTGGTCGAAGGCGATGTCTCGCCGGACGGCCAGGGCAAACTCGGTCTCGCGCGCGGCATCGAGGTCGGCCATGTATTCGCACTGGGCAACCGGTATTCGGAAGCGATGGGCTGCACCGTGCTCGACGCGCAGGGCAAGCCGGTGAATCCGTTGATGGGCTGCTATGGCATCGGGGTTTCGCGCATCGTCGCGGCGGCCATCGAGCAGAATAACGATGAGGCCGGCATCCGCTGGCCGGAAGCGATGGCGCCGTGGCAGGTGGCCATCTGCATCATCAACCCGAAAAACAATGCCGATGTCGCGGCGGCCGCGGACGCGCTTTACCGGGACCTGCAGGCGGCCGGCATCGATGCCGTACTGGATGATCGCGGCCTGCGCCCCGGCGCGATGTTCGCGGATATGGAGCTGATCGGCATTCCGCACCGGGTGGTGGTTTCGGAGCGCGGCGTCGCCGCCGGCACCTTCGAATATCGCCGCCGCGATGCCGGTGAATCGGAAAACCTCGACCGTTCCGGCCTGAAGGAACGCATCGGCGCCTGA
- a CDS encoding H-NS histone family protein, producing MDINNLSQKELADLISQANKRKKVLAKRKPINQVRAAVNRIVRTSGYTMEELFGAAGAPRARKAPAAKKTTARKAVAKVAPKYRNPANAAETWSGRGKQPRWLAGYVGQGRDVSEFLIKG from the coding sequence GTGGACATCAACAATCTCAGCCAGAAAGAACTCGCCGACCTGATCAGCCAGGCCAACAAGCGCAAGAAGGTGCTCGCCAAGCGCAAGCCGATCAACCAGGTCCGCGCCGCGGTCAACCGCATCGTCCGCACCTCCGGCTACACCATGGAAGAACTGTTCGGCGCCGCCGGCGCGCCCCGCGCACGCAAGGCACCGGCCGCCAAGAAGACCACGGCCCGCAAGGCGGTCGCCAAGGTCGCCCCGAAGTATCGCAACCCGGCCAACGCCGCGGAAACCTGGAGCGGCCGTGGCAAGCAGCCGCGCTGGCTGGCCGGTTATGTCGGCCAGGGCCGCGATGTGTCGGAGTTCCTGATCAAGGGTTGA
- a CDS encoding threonine/serine exporter family protein yields the protein MGDPHLSNTPYPQRIAFVTRLAQHLHAYGTTAQRLEGALLGVAARLGVECEPWVNPTGMILTFREPADQQGNDITRVIRLPPGDTDLSRLARADRIAEDVLAGRIGIAEGSDALRQLDRVPTWRWQLMQVLSFMLVAGAVGGLLRLPWLDIVTASVAGLGIGLLDFMAKRHPLLREPLEALAGMLAATIAVFVATFVGPLNMNTVIIASVIALLPGMALTNAVNELTSQHLVAGTARFAGAISTILKLTIGTMLTLTLSHMLGMQPAVQFSRPQPLWVEGLGLMVACYAFAVAFRAGRRDYLLVMVSAAAGYLISRVAGETWGDAAGVFLGAFIMTMAGNIYARWKNRPGALIRLPGIILLVPGSVSFRGLISLMQQQDIEAGTAALMAVVNILMALIAGLMFGNLLAPARRNL from the coding sequence GGCTGGCGCAGCATCTGCATGCCTATGGCACCACCGCGCAGCGCCTTGAGGGCGCGTTGCTCGGCGTGGCCGCGCGGCTCGGCGTGGAATGCGAGCCCTGGGTCAACCCGACCGGCATGATCCTGACCTTCCGCGAGCCGGCCGACCAGCAGGGCAACGACATCACCCGCGTGATCCGCCTGCCGCCGGGCGATACCGACCTGTCGCGGCTCGCGCGCGCCGACCGCATCGCCGAAGACGTGCTGGCCGGGCGCATCGGCATCGCCGAGGGCAGTGACGCCCTGCGCCAGCTCGACCGCGTGCCCACCTGGCGCTGGCAGCTCATGCAGGTCCTGAGTTTCATGCTGGTGGCCGGCGCCGTGGGCGGCCTGCTGCGCCTGCCGTGGCTGGACATCGTCACCGCCAGCGTGGCCGGGCTGGGCATCGGCCTGCTGGATTTCATGGCGAAGCGGCACCCGCTGTTGCGCGAGCCGCTGGAGGCGCTGGCGGGGATGCTGGCGGCGACCATCGCGGTCTTCGTGGCGACCTTCGTCGGGCCGCTCAACATGAACACCGTGATCATCGCCTCGGTGATCGCGCTGCTGCCGGGTATGGCGCTCACCAACGCGGTCAACGAACTGACCAGCCAGCATCTGGTGGCCGGCACCGCGCGCTTTGCCGGGGCGATCAGCACCATCCTCAAGCTGACCATCGGCACGATGCTGACGCTCACGCTTTCGCACATGCTGGGGATGCAGCCGGCCGTGCAGTTCTCGCGCCCGCAACCGCTGTGGGTGGAAGGGCTCGGTTTGATGGTCGCCTGTTATGCGTTTGCCGTGGCGTTCCGCGCCGGGCGCCGCGATTATCTGCTGGTGATGGTGTCGGCGGCGGCGGGTTATCTGATTTCCCGCGTGGCCGGCGAAACCTGGGGCGATGCCGCCGGGGTATTCCTCGGCGCTTTCATCATGACCATGGCCGGCAATATCTACGCGCGCTGGAAAAACCGCCCGGGCGCGTTGATCCGGTTGCCCGGCATCATCCTGCTGGTGCCGGGGAGCGTGAGTTTCCGTGGCCTGATTTCACTGATGCAGCAGCAGGATATCGAAGCCGGAACGGCCGCCCTGATGGCGGTGGTGAATATCCTGATGGCGCTGATCGCCGGTTTGATGTTCGGCAACCTGCTGGCACCGGCGCGGCGCAATCTCTGA